A genomic stretch from Aedes albopictus strain Foshan chromosome 2, AalbF5, whole genome shotgun sequence includes:
- the LOC109621335 gene encoding carboxypeptidase B1 → MIIQHLLHPILAVLCVLSCVSSKPYDGYKLYEVPISTGHEVQLLLYLQHHRPSIDIWALNKLGPKRMLVPANLQKTVEHFFKDQHINYTVKVEDFGKKYSVRQAPLMQLEDPTFLNSYPTYDEINDYLVQLATENFEWIRFRIIGWSVEGRPIRAITINPDKQRTIIVDAGIHAREWITVSTALYLIKKLIEDSDQYRILHEYKWVIVPLVNPDGYIYSMETDRYWRKNRRRLSDKCVGVDLNRNFGFRWDVGASLFSGECHPGFRGYAPFSEPESRALRTVFDNNPEAELYINLHSFGGYLIYPWSYESTPVANVGDFKQVGVAAARAMWHYSHQEYKVGSSAEILRYQASGTSIDYAYSVGIDYPFAMEIAEFGYSDFQPPTNAIADIVKESFVGIKELVYAVRKLKTQQKG, encoded by the exons ATGATTATACAACACCTCCTGCATCCCATCTTGGCCGTTCTCTGTGTCCTAAGCTGCGTCAGTTCGAAACCGTACGATGG TTACAAACTGTACGAAGTGCCCATCTCCACTGGCCACGAAGTCCAGCTTCTGCTATATCTTCAGCACCACCGTCCCAGTATCGACATTTGGGCCTTGAACAAGCTCGGTCCCAAGCGGATGCTTGTGCCGGCGAATTTGCAGAAAACGGTCGAACACTTCTTCAAGGACCAACACATCAACTACACCGTCAAGGTGGAAGATTTCGGAAA GAAGTATTCCGTGAGACAAGCGCCGTTGATGCAACTGGAGGATCCGACGTTCCTGAACAGCTATCCAACGTACGATGAGATCAACGACTATTTGGTTCAGCTTGCGACGGAGAACTTTGAGTGGATTCGGTTCCGTATCATTGGTTGGTCGGTGGAAGGTCGTCCGATCCGGGCGATCACAATCAATCCGGACAAACAGAGAACGATCATTGTGGACGCAGGGATCCATGCGCGGGAGTGGATTACCGTGTCTACCGCACTGTACTTGATCAAGAAACTGATTGAGGATAGCGATCAGTACAGGATTCTACATGAGTACAAATGGGTGATCGTGCCGTTGGTTAATCCCGATGGGTACATCTACTCGATGGAAACAGATCGTTACTGGAGGAAGAACAGAAGACGTCTGAGTGATAAGTGCGTTGGGGTTGATTTGAACAGGAATTTTGGATTCAGGTGGGATGTAGGAGCGTCGCTGTTCTCCGGTGAATGTCATCCAGGGTTCCGCGGCTATGCACCGTTTTCCGAACCGGAAAGTAGAGCTCTCAGAACAGTTTTCGACAACAATCCGGAAGCCGAGCTTTACATCAATTTGCACAGCTTTGGGGGTTATTTGATTTATCCGTGGAGCTATGAGAGTACTCCGGTGGCGAATGTCGGAGATTTCAAGCAAGTTGGAGTTGCGGCTGCGAGGGCCATGTGGCACTACAGTCACCAGGAGTATAAAGTGGGATCCAGTGCGGAAATTCTGCGCTATCAGGCCAGTGGAACCAGCATCGACTATGCGTACTCGGTTGGCATAGACTACCCATTTGCAATGGAGATCGCCGAGTTTGGCTATAGTGACTTCCAACCTCCAACGAATGCCATTGCTGACATCGTTAAGGAGTCGTTCGTTGGCATTAAGGAGCTCGTGTATGCAGTTCGAAAGCTTAAAACACAACAAAAAGGATAA